From a region of the Candidatus Eremiobacterota bacterium genome:
- a CDS encoding GDSL-type esterase/lipase family protein has protein sequence MIHTLMRSALLVLLAFTLIGGHEAGALEVYVRNKPLNERLIEVKGTVYAPLDSLIKLLGFSAEAGEGTAAIVKKAGECSLPQGTFTLTCEGAPLEIPMVIREGRAYVPLREFAEKLGASVLYTKETDIMDITLRKNISAQEIQKSINDMKLQRLETQKKLGTISTFKYVVLGSSSAEGSGADPASKGFACQIGDRLRARFPDLVMKNLARGGKSSSDFISMGLIQQAVQEQPHLVVILSLIDHNGYGMEQGLFRKNWTQIFQSLTSGTKAVIVFGNFYVPGASNSLELKRIIEELAPRYNVKLVDFPDMFKEHPEYRHADGIHPNNKGHDAYTDRFWQVIGNLF, from the coding sequence ATGATACACACCCTCATGAGATCCGCACTGCTTGTGCTTCTGGCCTTTACCCTTATCGGTGGCCATGAGGCCGGGGCCCTGGAGGTCTATGTAAGGAACAAACCCCTGAATGAGAGGCTTATCGAGGTCAAGGGCACCGTCTATGCTCCTCTCGATTCCCTTATAAAGCTCCTGGGCTTCTCTGCCGAAGCTGGTGAAGGCACTGCCGCCATCGTGAAAAAAGCCGGAGAGTGCTCCCTTCCCCAGGGGACCTTCACCCTCACCTGCGAAGGCGCTCCCCTGGAGATTCCCATGGTCATCAGGGAGGGGAGGGCTTACGTGCCCCTCAGGGAGTTTGCAGAAAAGCTGGGCGCCTCGGTGCTCTATACAAAAGAAACAGACATAATGGACATCACGCTCAGGAAGAACATCTCCGCCCAGGAGATCCAGAAGTCCATAAACGATATGAAGCTCCAGAGGCTGGAGACACAGAAGAAGCTCGGCACCATATCCACTTTCAAATACGTGGTCCTGGGCAGCAGCAGCGCCGAGGGAAGCGGCGCCGATCCCGCGTCCAAGGGGTTTGCCTGCCAGATCGGCGACAGGCTAAGGGCCCGGTTCCCCGACCTGGTGATGAAGAACCTGGCAAGGGGAGGCAAATCAAGCTCGGACTTCATCTCCATGGGCCTTATCCAGCAGGCCGTCCAGGAGCAGCCTCACCTGGTGGTGATACTGTCGCTTATCGACCACAACGGCTACGGGATGGAACAGGGCCTCTTCAGGAAGAACTGGACGCAGATCTTCCAGTCTCTCACCTCGGGAACAAAGGCAGTGATAGTTTTCGGGAATTTTTACGTGCCCGGGGCCTCGAACAGCCTTGAGCTCAAGAGGATTATCGAAGAGCTTGCACCCCGCTATAACGTCAAGCTCGTGGACTTCCCCGACATGTTCAAGGAGCATCCTGAATACAGGCATGCCGACGGCATCCATCCCAACAACAAGGGCCACGATGCCTACACAGACCGCTTCTGGCAGGTCATTGGGAACCTGTTTTAA
- a CDS encoding ABC transporter ATP-binding protein, giving the protein MEYALLTEKLTRIFREPKKDITITALDEVSLQVRRGELFGLLGPNGAGKTTLIKILSTLLLPSSGKAYVAGHDVEGDPLPIRKIINLIAGGEYSGYGILSVRENLWMFSQFYNVERKTAEKRIDELIDIVELREKASTRVHKLSTGMRQKLNFARGFVNDPQIIFLDEPTLGLDVATSKKLRTYIKSWLSEKKERTVLLTTHYMAEADELCDRVAIINGGKIVACDSPGSLKKLVAQQSSFHITVRNGRGDFHDLGSLPHVKALTVSDGPDGSTRDLHFILENDLPLEVIFQKLTEQDAKVVSVKRSDTTLEDVFLSLCGRSLE; this is encoded by the coding sequence ATGGAGTATGCACTTCTGACAGAAAAACTCACAAGAATCTTCAGGGAGCCGAAGAAGGATATCACCATAACGGCCCTCGATGAGGTGAGCCTCCAGGTGAGGCGCGGCGAGCTCTTCGGGCTCCTGGGCCCCAACGGCGCCGGGAAAACGACGCTCATCAAGATCCTCTCGACGCTCCTCCTCCCTTCAAGCGGGAAGGCATACGTGGCAGGCCACGATGTCGAGGGCGACCCTCTCCCCATAAGAAAGATCATCAACCTGATCGCCGGCGGCGAGTATTCAGGGTACGGTATCCTGAGCGTCAGGGAGAACCTCTGGATGTTCTCGCAGTTTTACAACGTGGAGAGGAAGACAGCGGAAAAGCGCATCGACGAGCTCATAGACATCGTGGAGCTCCGCGAAAAGGCTTCCACGAGAGTCCACAAGCTCTCGACAGGCATGCGCCAGAAGCTCAATTTTGCCCGGGGGTTTGTCAACGATCCCCAGATTATCTTTCTGGATGAGCCTACGCTGGGGCTTGACGTGGCCACGTCCAAAAAGCTCAGGACCTATATAAAGTCATGGCTCTCGGAAAAGAAGGAGAGAACTGTGCTCCTCACGACTCATTACATGGCCGAGGCCGATGAGCTCTGCGACCGCGTGGCCATCATAAACGGAGGGAAGATCGTGGCATGCGACTCCCCGGGAAGCCTGAAAAAGCTGGTGGCGCAGCAGTCCAGCTTCCACATCACCGTGAGGAACGGCAGGGGAGATTTTCACGACCTCGGGAGCCTTCCTCATGTGAAAGCCCTCACGGTGAGCGACGGCCCCGACGGCTCCACCAGGGACCTCCACTTCATACTGGAGAATGACCTCCCCCTCGAGGTCATCTTCCAGAAGCTCACCGAGCAGGATGCAAAGGTGGTCTCTGTGAAGCGATCGGATACCACCCTTGAGGACGTGTTCCTCTCGCTCTGCGGGAGGAGCCTGGAATGA
- a CDS encoding metallophosphoesterase → MRIGVIADSHDNLNTIKKAAAAFRREGVALVLHAGDHISPFSLAPLKDTGCRVIGVFGNNDGEKILLAKRYEEIGEIHAAPHFLACEGFHIALMHEPFAIDRLGESGAFDLVIYGHTHRKDIRKGKSLVVNPGECGGWLSEEPTVAVVDLPSGDVQVISL, encoded by the coding sequence ATGCGGATAGGCGTTATTGCTGACAGCCATGATAACCTGAATACCATCAAAAAAGCCGCGGCAGCTTTCCGAAGGGAAGGTGTCGCGCTTGTGCTTCATGCCGGCGACCATATCTCCCCCTTTTCCCTTGCGCCCCTCAAGGATACGGGGTGCAGGGTCATCGGCGTTTTCGGCAACAATGACGGCGAAAAAATACTGCTTGCAAAGCGTTATGAGGAAATCGGGGAGATTCATGCCGCTCCCCATTTTCTTGCCTGTGAGGGGTTCCACATCGCCCTCATGCATGAGCCTTTCGCAATCGACAGGCTGGGGGAGAGCGGGGCTTTTGACCTTGTCATCTACGGTCACACCCACAGAAAAGACATAAGAAAAGGAAAGAGCCTCGTGGTAAACCCCGGTGAATGCGGCGGCTGGCTCAGTGAGGAGCCGACGGTGGCCGTCGTTGACCTGCCTTCAGGGGATGTGCAGGTCATCAGCCTCTGA
- a CDS encoding ABC transporter permease gives MTARERFRDTVERNSRAAFARAWARVKGMNREPSWMIFEVVLPLLTVASYVYVYKALDSPVAFIGYVILGGSMIGFWMNVLWGMMSQLYWEKERGLLDHLLIAPFSLEALLLGMALGGMYNTGLRALTTFFLGIWIFKVPLVVSSWGAFALTFMVTLFALYSLGMLGSSLFLMYGRDAWHFSNLLQEPIFLVTGFYFPVARLGYGIAAVASLIPVTLGLDAMRQVLFGEGTFIFLPLALEIALIILLGIIYFVLALKALRFMERRARREGRLTLRWQ, from the coding sequence ATGACAGCCCGGGAGAGGTTCCGCGACACCGTGGAGAGAAACAGTCGCGCTGCATTCGCAAGGGCATGGGCCCGCGTGAAGGGCATGAACAGGGAGCCCTCTTGGATGATCTTTGAGGTGGTGCTTCCGCTCCTCACCGTTGCCTCCTATGTCTATGTCTATAAAGCCCTCGATTCCCCCGTGGCTTTCATCGGCTATGTGATACTTGGAGGCTCCATGATAGGCTTCTGGATGAACGTGCTCTGGGGGATGATGTCGCAGCTTTACTGGGAAAAGGAGAGGGGCCTGCTGGACCACCTTCTTATCGCCCCTTTCTCCCTCGAGGCACTTCTCCTTGGCATGGCCCTCGGCGGGATGTACAACACGGGCCTGAGAGCTCTCACGACATTTTTCCTTGGCATATGGATTTTCAAAGTGCCCCTGGTGGTCTCGTCATGGGGGGCTTTTGCCCTTACCTTCATGGTGACGCTCTTTGCGCTCTACAGCCTCGGGATGCTGGGAAGCTCATTATTTCTCATGTATGGCAGGGACGCCTGGCATTTCTCGAACCTTCTCCAGGAGCCCATATTTCTCGTGACAGGCTTTTATTTCCCTGTGGCCAGGCTCGGTTACGGCATTGCAGCCGTTGCTTCACTGATACCTGTCACCCTGGGGCTCGATGCCATGCGGCAGGTTCTTTTCGGCGAAGGCACCTTCATCTTTCTGCCCCTTGCCCTCGAGATAGCTCTCATCATCCTGCTGGGGATCATTTACTTTGTCCTGGCTTTGAAAGCCCTCCGCTTCATGGAGAGAAGGGCGCGCCGCGAAGGGAGGCTTACCCTCAGGTGGCAGTGA
- a CDS encoding ABC transporter permease: MAVKKHLSTFLSAFWLGWQIEANWAHPLLFTLYSIIKPISSCLILVVMYFVVTGGRSRADLFAFMYVGNAFFMLVLGSLQGLSMVLHIEREHYQTLKYVYIATSSLHVYLFGRAAARIVITALSVLITLVFGIAVFHLPIGLGTIDYPLLLMSLFLGLVAIASFGLILAAISMVTAMHNFFFSAAAGSLFYFLSGVLYPLSVLPPVLQKVALYLPFTYWMEAVRRAVIPSLPPDPLMAGISTAGLIGIFSAITALFLVLSLVVFNSLEKVTRRAGTIDMTTAY; the protein is encoded by the coding sequence GTGGCAGTGAAAAAGCATCTCTCCACGTTTCTCTCGGCATTCTGGCTTGGCTGGCAGATAGAGGCCAACTGGGCCCATCCGCTCCTCTTTACGCTGTACTCCATCATCAAGCCTATCTCCTCTTGCCTTATCCTGGTGGTGATGTACTTTGTCGTCACGGGAGGCCGCTCCAGGGCCGACCTCTTCGCTTTCATGTACGTGGGGAACGCTTTTTTTATGCTGGTCCTCGGATCGCTCCAGGGCCTTTCAATGGTGCTCCATATCGAGCGTGAGCACTACCAGACCCTCAAATACGTCTACATAGCCACGTCGAGCCTCCATGTCTATCTTTTCGGGAGGGCCGCGGCGCGGATTGTCATAACCGCCCTGTCGGTGCTTATCACTCTGGTCTTCGGCATCGCCGTCTTTCACCTCCCCATAGGCCTCGGTACCATCGACTATCCTCTTCTTCTTATGTCACTTTTCCTGGGGCTCGTGGCGATTGCCTCTTTTGGGCTCATCCTTGCGGCAATCTCCATGGTGACGGCAATGCATAACTTTTTCTTCTCGGCGGCGGCAGGCTCCCTTTTCTACTTTCTCTCGGGCGTTCTTTACCCTTTAAGCGTCCTCCCGCCAGTCCTTCAGAAAGTCGCCCTCTACCTCCCCTTCACCTACTGGATGGAAGCCGTGCGGCGTGCCGTCATTCCCTCCCTTCCCCCCGATCCCCTCATGGCCGGCATCTCCACGGCAGGCCTCATTGGCATCTTCTCTGCAATCACCGCCCTCTTCCTGGTCCTGTCCCTCGTGGTGTTCAATTCCCTCGAGAAGGTGACGCGGCGCGCGGGAACCATAGACATGACGACGGCGTACTGA
- a CDS encoding DUF2339 domain-containing protein: MEILVFIVIILIIAAVLSDQSRKNQEQARRDSVENRLMFLEMAGKRYDAVEQRVLVLEMTATKHSRDIAMLTAARKPEAVEAADASEAEKKPAASLSARRLSPLSGVLSQARAENIMPAASAKPAPLSPAEPAREKAPVLSLVAEKAEPAAPQASAAPKTESEPARTITPAGEITVEAKPLALVESNDRIWDEILDHGTTDTEKTSTTKASTAKTYTEKASRMEMEFAGTWLNFTGIIFLIIGIITYLTITLRSAGLLQAIGGIGLGLLLVFIGHYLYQKNMQKFAHPLIGGGFCILFFTVCASYFYYHIIGSYVLFCSIFAIVAWSGISIFKYDSKLIGNGMLIAAFLAPFFMQFSFSGTGIITFYLIAINCGVAYVAYYKKWDYFTTVAFLATYLLYFYNFHMTQPVHALFFLIAIYLLFLLSNNILHFTRKSSSDYHLFLSYLSPTVFAITSYFVLLKMANIWATSVYVLLGVIHLGLTWQARKMEEKDPMFSEIVRNNLVLGILFLTASVSFITYFSKGTTCFSIVTALWFAEALGLLKLSFLAGEYGKILRRYSYFAMLLASAQLLYVIPTMEGNLNLAISRFVIYLLSAGVYLAYFLTLYGRRDSLGEEERAAMTTALTASMAVVTYMVGSFSPAPLLLPVAYGILSFSTLLAAGRILPEYERFMRRASVIYLVMASYQVFAVLPDLAAPATAAINNERWMWLVMACAYFGYFSTLYRGMGNAGKEERAYMTMSLLASLCLGSYLVMTMASGLLYLQVAATLVSALFIYMSFRYYELLKGWQNLGHIGLMLTVLSILGSGLFINRAPFTPFLNLQFGAMLLIAAVLYLTGTVLRKNEDLIVKEEKWTIAAIPYMIGIVLMKSVLAETTGSASTLIWALTALGLLVKGQKDPKGSHYLTLAQFTFLVSFIKSVLFDANFVCVSGGIDIAATGAASLRLFDVAAIIGIIAIYVVAARMVWANFDLRNFLIALALFIFCFQSSFILYKFYGILDYFQVILSGFWSIFAFLFITYGIYQELKISRQFGLMLLVASILKICFVDLWVLNAYNKVTTFIIIGVLLLITSFLYQKHRNILAEKYQAKKLAIEAA, from the coding sequence ATGGAGATTCTCGTCTTTATCGTCATCATCCTGATAATCGCCGCGGTCCTCTCCGACCAGAGCAGGAAAAACCAGGAGCAGGCGCGGCGCGACTCCGTGGAAAACCGGCTCATGTTCCTGGAGATGGCCGGAAAAAGGTATGACGCCGTCGAGCAGCGCGTCCTTGTCCTGGAAATGACGGCCACCAAGCATTCCAGGGATATTGCAATGCTTACGGCAGCCAGGAAGCCCGAGGCTGTCGAGGCAGCCGATGCTTCCGAGGCGGAAAAGAAACCGGCGGCATCCCTCTCAGCCCGCAGGCTTTCGCCGCTCTCAGGGGTTTTGTCACAGGCCCGGGCAGAGAACATAATGCCTGCAGCCTCAGCGAAACCGGCGCCCCTGTCACCGGCTGAACCGGCCAGGGAAAAGGCCCCTGTCCTTTCCCTCGTGGCGGAAAAGGCAGAGCCAGCAGCGCCTCAGGCTTCCGCGGCTCCAAAGACTGAATCAGAGCCGGCCAGAACTATCACGCCGGCAGGCGAGATAACTGTTGAAGCGAAGCCCCTTGCTCTCGTGGAAAGCAATGACCGCATCTGGGATGAGATCCTTGATCACGGGACGACCGACACGGAGAAGACTTCCACAACCAAGGCCTCAACGGCCAAGACTTACACCGAGAAAGCCTCGAGGATGGAGATGGAGTTTGCAGGGACCTGGCTTAATTTCACCGGCATCATATTCCTTATCATCGGGATTATCACCTATCTCACCATCACCCTCAGGTCGGCAGGCCTCCTCCAGGCCATCGGCGGCATCGGTCTCGGTCTTCTCCTGGTCTTCATCGGCCACTACCTCTATCAGAAGAACATGCAGAAGTTCGCCCACCCCCTTATCGGCGGCGGATTCTGCATCCTCTTCTTCACCGTGTGCGCCTCCTATTTCTATTACCATATAATAGGGAGCTACGTGCTCTTCTGCTCAATATTCGCCATTGTAGCCTGGTCGGGCATATCGATCTTCAAGTACGACTCAAAGCTTATCGGAAACGGGATGCTGATCGCGGCATTCCTGGCTCCCTTCTTCATGCAGTTCAGCTTCTCAGGCACCGGCATCATAACGTTCTACCTTATCGCCATCAACTGCGGCGTGGCCTACGTGGCCTACTACAAGAAATGGGACTACTTCACGACGGTGGCCTTCCTTGCCACCTACCTCCTCTACTTCTATAATTTCCACATGACCCAGCCGGTCCACGCCCTCTTCTTCCTCATCGCGATCTATCTTCTCTTCCTTCTTTCCAACAACATCCTCCACTTCACGAGAAAGTCATCGAGCGACTACCACCTGTTCCTCTCCTACCTCTCGCCCACCGTGTTCGCCATCACCTCCTACTTCGTGCTCCTCAAGATGGCCAACATCTGGGCCACCTCGGTCTATGTGCTCCTTGGCGTGATTCACCTGGGCCTCACCTGGCAGGCCAGGAAGATGGAGGAAAAGGACCCCATGTTCTCGGAGATCGTGAGGAACAACCTGGTCCTGGGAATCCTCTTCCTCACGGCGTCGGTGAGCTTCATCACCTACTTCTCGAAGGGAACGACCTGCTTCTCCATCGTGACGGCCCTCTGGTTCGCCGAGGCCCTCGGCCTCCTCAAGCTGAGCTTCCTGGCCGGCGAGTATGGGAAGATCCTCAGGAGATACTCCTACTTCGCGATGCTTCTTGCCTCGGCGCAGCTTCTCTACGTGATTCCCACTATGGAAGGCAATCTGAACCTTGCGATTTCGAGATTCGTTATTTACCTCCTCTCGGCAGGCGTATATCTTGCCTACTTCCTCACCCTCTACGGCAGGCGTGACAGCCTTGGCGAGGAAGAGCGCGCCGCAATGACGACAGCCCTCACGGCATCAATGGCAGTAGTGACTTACATGGTTGGCAGCTTCTCACCCGCTCCTCTTCTTCTGCCCGTCGCCTACGGCATTCTCTCCTTCAGCACTCTTCTTGCCGCCGGGCGCATCCTTCCTGAATACGAGCGCTTCATGAGAAGAGCCTCTGTGATTTATCTCGTGATGGCCTCCTACCAGGTCTTTGCGGTACTTCCTGATCTTGCTGCTCCCGCGACCGCCGCGATCAACAACGAGCGCTGGATGTGGCTTGTCATGGCATGTGCCTATTTCGGGTACTTCAGCACCCTTTACCGGGGAATGGGCAATGCCGGCAAGGAAGAGAGAGCCTATATGACCATGAGCCTTCTCGCCTCCCTGTGCCTTGGCTCATACCTGGTGATGACCATGGCATCAGGGCTCCTTTACCTCCAGGTTGCCGCGACGCTCGTGAGCGCCCTCTTCATCTATATGAGCTTCAGGTACTACGAGCTCCTCAAGGGCTGGCAGAACCTGGGCCATATCGGCCTCATGCTCACCGTCCTCTCCATACTCGGATCAGGGCTCTTCATCAACAGGGCACCCTTCACTCCCTTCCTGAACCTCCAGTTCGGCGCCATGCTCCTTATCGCTGCGGTGCTCTATCTCACGGGCACAGTGCTCAGGAAGAACGAGGACCTTATCGTGAAAGAGGAGAAATGGACCATCGCGGCCATCCCCTACATGATAGGGATCGTGCTGATGAAAAGCGTGCTTGCCGAGACTACCGGCTCAGCATCAACGCTGATATGGGCTCTTACGGCCCTGGGGCTCCTTGTCAAGGGGCAGAAGGATCCCAAGGGCAGCCATTACCTCACCCTCGCCCAGTTCACCTTCCTCGTGAGCTTCATAAAGTCCGTTCTCTTCGACGCCAACTTCGTGTGCGTGTCGGGGGGGATTGACATTGCCGCCACGGGCGCCGCGTCGCTCAGGCTCTTTGACGTGGCAGCTATAATCGGCATCATCGCCATCTACGTGGTGGCTGCCAGGATGGTATGGGCCAACTTCGATCTCAGGAATTTCCTCATCGCCCTTGCGCTCTTCATCTTCTGCTTCCAGTCATCATTCATACTCTACAAGTTCTACGGCATCCTGGATTACTTCCAGGTCATCCTCTCGGGCTTCTGGAGCATCTTCGCCTTCCTCTTCATCACCTACGGCATCTACCAGGAGCTCAAGATATCACGGCAGTTCGGCCTTATGCTCCTCGTGGCATCTATCCTCAAGATATGCTTCGTTGACCTCTGGGTCCTCAACGCCTACAACAAGGTGACGACCTTCATCATCATCGGCGTGCTGCTGCTGATAACCTCGTTCCTCTACCAGAAGCACAGGAACATCCTTGCCGAGAAATACCAGGCCAAGAAGCTTGCCATCGAAGCCGCATAA
- the gatD gene encoding Glu-tRNA(Gln) amidotransferase subunit GatD, translated as MTSSENYKGYRGEALAALRNFKAEVWSDVVVKTARGSFTGIILPRSETADPYHIVMKLRTGYNIGIAASSIEAVEIAGRKEAHYKIPEKDFPFDPHKPKVKLLGTGGTIASRLDYRTGAVIPAFSPGELYGSVPELADICNLETEKLYGVFSENMGPEQWIGTAEAIGREIARGVHGIVIGHGTDTMHHTAAILSFMVQESPVPIVMVGSQRSSDRPSSDAALNLMHSVKAAAESDIAEVLVCMFGPTSDEYGLLHRGTRVRKMHSSYRSTFRTIGDIPIAMVSRDTITPLRQDYAKRRHDRHVRINTAFEEKVSIVYYYPNMKPDIIDSLIDNGYRGIVIAGTGLGHVNKPLYPALKRAQEKGLAVYMTVQTLWGYVQMYVYDTGRDMMELGVVPMANMLPEVAYVKLGWALGQTGDLQEVKEIMYRPVAGEITEREPSNGYLILQGGIPEVEEYISRYRK; from the coding sequence ATGACGAGCAGCGAGAATTACAAAGGATACAGGGGAGAGGCCCTGGCTGCCCTCAGGAATTTCAAGGCCGAAGTCTGGAGCGATGTCGTCGTGAAGACAGCCCGTGGCTCCTTCACGGGCATCATTCTCCCGCGCTCCGAGACGGCCGATCCCTACCATATCGTGATGAAGCTCCGCACGGGCTACAACATTGGCATAGCGGCGTCCAGCATCGAAGCCGTGGAGATAGCCGGGAGAAAGGAAGCCCACTATAAAATCCCGGAAAAGGACTTTCCCTTTGACCCCCACAAGCCCAAGGTGAAGCTCCTGGGCACAGGGGGCACCATCGCGAGCCGCCTCGACTACCGCACCGGGGCAGTAATCCCCGCCTTTTCCCCGGGAGAGCTTTACGGCTCCGTTCCTGAGCTCGCCGACATCTGCAACCTCGAGACCGAGAAGCTCTACGGCGTCTTCAGCGAGAACATGGGGCCCGAGCAGTGGATAGGGACGGCAGAGGCCATCGGCAGGGAGATTGCCAGGGGCGTCCATGGCATTGTCATAGGCCACGGCACCGACACAATGCACCACACGGCGGCAATCCTCTCCTTCATGGTCCAGGAGTCGCCGGTGCCCATCGTAATGGTGGGCTCGCAGCGCTCAAGCGACAGGCCCTCGTCTGACGCCGCTCTCAACCTCATGCACAGCGTGAAGGCGGCCGCCGAGAGCGACATCGCCGAGGTCCTCGTGTGCATGTTCGGCCCCACTTCCGATGAGTATGGCCTTCTCCACAGGGGCACAAGGGTGAGGAAGATGCACTCGAGCTACCGCTCCACCTTCCGCACCATAGGCGATATCCCCATCGCCATGGTGAGCCGCGACACGATTACGCCCCTCAGGCAGGACTATGCAAAGAGACGCCACGACAGGCATGTGCGCATCAACACGGCCTTTGAAGAAAAGGTGAGCATCGTCTATTATTACCCCAACATGAAGCCCGACATCATCGACTCCCTCATCGACAACGGCTACCGCGGCATCGTCATCGCGGGGACAGGCCTGGGCCACGTGAACAAGCCCCTCTATCCCGCCCTGAAGCGCGCCCAGGAGAAGGGCCTGGCCGTCTACATGACGGTGCAGACCCTCTGGGGGTACGTGCAGATGTATGTCTATGACACGGGCCGCGATATGATGGAGCTGGGTGTGGTTCCCATGGCCAACATGCTCCCCGAGGTGGCCTACGTGAAGCTCGGCTGGGCCCTGGGGCAGACGGGCGATCTCCAGGAGGTAAAGGAGATCATGTACAGGCCTGTAGCCGGCGAGATAACGGAGCGCGAGCCCAGCAACGGCTACCTGATCCTGCAGGGCGGCATCCCCGAGGTTGAGGAGTACATCTCAAGGTACAGGAAATAG
- a CDS encoding zf-TFIIB domain-containing protein yields MKNNGNQEDEQFVLRKKHTAEDSYFAERDKELIEKHKHELEQKKLEEQKKLHHMKCPKCGSDLMEIEFMDIMLDKCKKCGGVWFDKGEVQTLMKKEASFLGSIYKNLFGQPDVKEDLDKL; encoded by the coding sequence ATGAAGAACAACGGAAATCAGGAAGATGAACAGTTCGTCCTCAGGAAAAAGCACACTGCAGAGGATTCCTACTTTGCGGAGCGCGACAAGGAGCTCATTGAAAAGCACAAGCATGAGCTGGAGCAGAAGAAGCTCGAGGAACAGAAAAAGCTCCACCATATGAAATGCCCCAAGTGCGGCTCTGACCTGATGGAAATAGAGTTCATGGATATCATGCTCGACAAGTGCAAAAAGTGCGGCGGCGTATGGTTCGACAAGGGCGAGGTTCAGACTCTCATGAAGAAGGAAGCCTCGTTCCTGGGCTCCATCTATAAGAACCTCTTCGGCCAGCCTGATGTCAAGGAAGATCTGGACAAGCTGTGA
- a CDS encoding response regulator, which translates to MKKILIIDDDEDFSELVHYTLKGCGFSLMKAHDGESGMERAVKELPDLVLLDMVMPRKNGIEMLEELKSNEITGNIPVIMLSGYREEDRILQARQLGVVDYVTKPFSPLTLLQSVYKALGMECL; encoded by the coding sequence ATGAAAAAAATTCTGATTATTGACGACGACGAGGATTTCAGCGAGCTTGTGCACTACACGCTGAAAGGGTGCGGCTTCAGCCTTATGAAGGCCCACGATGGTGAGAGCGGAATGGAGAGAGCCGTGAAAGAGCTCCCCGACCTGGTGCTCCTCGATATGGTGATGCCCCGCAAGAATGGCATAGAAATGCTGGAAGAGCTGAAAAGCAACGAGATTACGGGAAATATTCCCGTAATCATGCTCTCGGGATACAGGGAAGAGGACCGTATCCTGCAGGCCAGGCAGCTTGGCGTGGTCGATTACGTGACAAAGCCCTTCAGCCCCCTCACGCTCCTGCAGAGTGTTTACAAGGCCCTCGGGATGGAGTGCCTTTAA